In Ignavibacteriales bacterium, the genomic window CGAGCCATGCGCGCGAGTCCGATATTGAATTGTTGGCCTATTTGTTCACCGACAGTCCGAACCCGGCGATTTCCCAGATGATCAATATCATCAACAGATTTTCTCCCTTGTTGTAAATCGAGCAGATAGTTGATGATCGCGATTATGTCTTGTTTTGTGAGGGTTGTAGTGGTAACCGGAACATCTAAATGTAACTTTTCATTCATTCTAAATCTGCCAACCTCACCGAGATCGTAACGTTTTTCATTGAAGAAAAGCCGCTCGAATAAATTTTTGGCAGTATCGAGATCGGGAGCTTCTCCTGATCTCAATTGTTGATAGATCGTGTTTAATGCTTCTTCATCGGTTCTGGCTGTATCTTTTAAAATTGTGTTTGCTATTACTGAATTTTCACCGGAGACCTCTTGCTTTAAAAATTTAATTTTTTTGATTTCCGATTTCTTAATTTTTTTCAGTAACTCCTCAGTGAAGATCGAATCTTTGTTGATAATGATTTCGCCTGTCTTTTTATCAACCACGTCGCTGCAAACTATTCTGTCGATATAATCTTTAATGTTGACTTTTTGAGGATCAACCTCTTCTAAGAGATTGAACAATTGCAGAATTTCGTCATCCGATGAATAACCGATGGCACGTAGTAATGTTGTTACGGGGAATTTCTTTTTTCTGTCGATGTAAACATACATTACATTGCTGATATCCGTTGTGAACTCAACCCATGAACCGCGAAACGGAATTATTCTAGCGGAATATATCGACATTCCGTTCGGATGAACAGTTTCATCGAAGAAAACGCCGGGTGAACGATGTAATTGGCTGACAATAACGCGCTCTGCACCGTTAATGATGAAGGTTCCACGGTGAGTCATCATCGGTAAGTTACCAAGATAGACTTCCTGCTCCATCGTGTCTACAAAACTTTTACCATCTTCACTTTTTGTTGAAAGTCGGAGTTTCGCTTTTAGCGGCACTGCAAATGTCAGTCCGCGTTCCTGACATTCAATCACGGAATATTTCGGTTTCTCGACATAATATTCAACGAATTCCAGGAAATAGTTTTCACGCGCATCCGTGATTGGAAAACTAAGCAGAAATATTTGTTGGAGCCCACGATGCACACGCTTCTCCGGTGGAACTTGGGCTTGCAGAAAACTTTCCCACGATTCTAGTTGAACATTCAATAGATCCGGTTGATCAACGATTTGGGGAATTCGAGAAAATGATATTCGTCCATTGGTATGATTGGTCTGGTTCTTCAATTCTATCACCTTAAAAAAATCGTAATTTGCAAAACTTATATCATCGAAACATTAAACAAAATAAAATAGCAAACCGATAACCATCTTTGTAGATGGTTATCGGCACTAACCTTACATTTGTTCCGAACGTTTTTGAGTATGAACTCTCTCAACGTCAGCTTACTTTAACTCTACAGTTGCACCGGCTTCTTCGAGTTCTTTTTTCAGCTTTTCGGCTTCGTCTTTACTAACGTTTTCTTTCACGTTTTTCGGAGCGCCGTCAACCAAGTCTTTTGCTTCTTTCAAACCAAGTCCGGTGGCTGCACGAACAACTTTAATGACATTAATTTTTTGCGCCCCGGCTGCTTTGAGCACAACGTTAAATTCGGTTTGCGCTTCAACTGCTGCTGGAGCGGCTCCAGCAGGCATCATGCCACCCATCATCATCGGTGCTGCTGCTGTGACTCCGAACTTTTCTTCAAGAGCTTTTTTTAATTCGGCTGCCTCGAGTAAAGTGAGCTTTTCAATTTTTTCAACGATTTCTAGTACTACTGACATTGTGTATCTCCTATTCTAAATGATTAAACTTTACGCTGCTTTTTTCTTTTCTATTGCATCGATGATCGTTACAAGATCGCGTGCTAGTGCATTGATTGCACCGACCACACCGGATATCGGCGATTGAATACTACCTATAATACCCGCGATGAGTTCGTTGCGTGAAGGAAGTTTTGCAATGTCATCGAGCTGGCTGCCTTCAAAAACTTGATTCTCAAGAACACAAACCTTGAGTGCCAACTTGTTATGCTTATCGCGAAACTTCTTTATGATCTTTGCTGGTGCTACCGGATCTTCATACCCGAAAGCGATGCCCGTGTGGCCCACTAATTTCGGGATAACTTTATCGTATCCGGTGACACTTTGTAAAGCTTTGCGAACGAGTGTGTTTTTTACAACTCGATAATCGATATTCGATTTTCGGAATTCACGTCGAAGCTCTGTTATCTGCTCAACGGTAATTCCGGTGAAATCGGCGAAGTACATACCCTTCGCTTTTTCGACCATCTCTTTCACCTCTGCAATGATCTGTTCTTTTTCAGAACGTTTCATGATTACCTCGTAAATGAATTATTGTCCCCTGAGAAGCTCCGGTCAAATCCGGACAGAAAACATATTCTATTGTTAATGAGTGCGTAATTTTTTTTCTACTATTTTGACGCTATAATATTTTTGTCGATGTGAA contains:
- the rplL gene encoding 50S ribosomal protein L7/L12, which codes for MSVVLEIVEKIEKLTLLEAAELKKALEEKFGVTAAAPMMMGGMMPAGAAPAAVEAQTEFNVVLKAAGAQKINVIKVVRAATGLGLKEAKDLVDGAPKNVKENVSKDEAEKLKKELEEAGATVELK
- the rplJ gene encoding 50S ribosomal protein L10, yielding MKRSEKEQIIAEVKEMVEKAKGMYFADFTGITVEQITELRREFRKSNIDYRVVKNTLVRKALQSVTGYDKVIPKLVGHTGIAFGYEDPVAPAKIIKKFRDKHNKLALKVCVLENQVFEGSQLDDIAKLPSRNELIAGIIGSIQSPISGVVGAINALARDLVTIIDAIEKKKAA